The sequence TGCAGATCCTTGAACTCCAGCAGCAGGGCTTCGGGATCGACCGCTTTTTCGTGCTCGGCCGCCATCCACAGCGCGGCTTCGAACAGCGCGGGCGGTGAACGGTGCAGGCATTCGAAAAAACGTTGACGCGCACTCATCGAAATCTCCGGGGAATGCCTCGTTTTAGCCCGGTCCGTGCCATTCGTCCAGTACCCCCGCTGCGCGGGTTTACGGTTATGCCGCAAAGCCGTGGTCTGTGCAGGCGCTTATTCCGGTGCGCTCCAGCAATTTTCAGGCGCAGGCCTATACTGGCGTTCTACAAGAAGTGATTCGGGAGCCCAACGATGTTTGCGCTCATGCAAAGCACTCGCCTGGAATCGCTGCACCTTAGCGTTGACCCGGTCTCCGGGTTGAAGGCGGTCATTGCCATCCATAACAGTCGCCTCGGGCCAGCCTTGGGCGGATGTCGTTATCTTGCCTATCCCAATGACGAATCTGCCGTTGAAGATGCCATTCGCCTCGCTCAGGGCATGAGCTACAAAGCCGCGCTGGCGGGTCTGCAGCAGGGCGGCGGGGTTGCGGTGATCGTGCGTCCGGTGCATGTGGAAAACCGAGGGGTACTGTTTGAAGCGTTTGGCCGCTGCATCAATCAGCTCGACGGCCGCTACATCACCGCGATCGACAGCGGTACGTCGGTGGCGGATATGGATTGCATCGCTCAACAGACCCAGCATGTCACTAGCACCACCTCGGCCGGCGACCCGGCGCCACACGCAGCGATGGGGGTGTTCACTGGCATTCGAGCAACGGCGATGGCCCGGCTGGGCAGCGATAATCTCGAAGGCTTGCGCATTGCGATTCAGGGCCTGGGCAATGTCGGTTTTGCCTTGGCCGAGCAACTGCACGCCGCCGGGGCTGAGTTGCTGGTCAG comes from Pseudomonas sp. RU47 and encodes:
- a CDS encoding Glu/Leu/Phe/Val dehydrogenase family protein encodes the protein MFALMQSTRLESLHLSVDPVSGLKAVIAIHNSRLGPALGGCRYLAYPNDESAVEDAIRLAQGMSYKAALAGLQQGGGVAVIVRPVHVENRGVLFEAFGRCINQLDGRYITAIDSGTSVADMDCIAQQTQHVTSTTSAGDPAPHAAMGVFTGIRATAMARLGSDNLEGLRIAIQGLGNVGFALAEQLHAAGAELLVSDIDHGKVQLAMEQLNAHPIANDALLSTPCDILAPCGLGGVLNSHTVTQLRCSAVAGSANNQLTHLDVADQLERRGILYAPDYVINAGGLIYVSLKHRGEELPTITAHLSKISSRLTEVFAHAQAEKRSPARVADELAEKVLYR